The Methylomonas montana DNA window AAAATTTCGACGATATTGCCAACTGGCATCCAGACCTGAAAAAAAGCGCGGGCGACGGCAAGAATCAGTCCGGCGGCGTCCGCACCTTGACCTTTCAAAACGATGAAACCATCGCCGAAGAGCTGGATTATTACAGCGAGCCGGAACACGAATACAGTTACCGCTTGAAAACCGAAAACAGCAAAGCCTTCCCGACCAGTTCCCATACCGTCGATGTCAAGGTTGCGGCAGGCGAGACCGCCGGCAGCAGCCAGGTGACCGTGAAAAGCCGCTTCTACCGCGGCGATACCGGCAATACTCCGCCGGACAATTTGAACGACGAAGCAGCGGTCAAAGCGATGACTCAGTTTTTCAAGAACGGTTTGAACGGTTTGAAAACGAAGCTGGAGAAATAAATTTAAAGGCAGTCTTTATGACCG harbors:
- a CDS encoding SRPBCC family protein gives rise to the protein MRHIIFLFGLLLISWQVQAHGPTPQKAKESLTIQAPVAKVWAELKNFDDIANWHPDLKKSAGDGKNQSGGVRTLTFQNDETIAEELDYYSEPEHEYSYRLKTENSKAFPTSSHTVDVKVAAGETAGSSQVTVKSRFYRGDTGNTPPDNLNDEAAVKAMTQFFKNGLNGLKTKLEK